GGCGTCTGCACCCGAACGGCGTACACGCCGTCGGGAGGAAGCAGCTTCCGAGTCGACGGGGGTTGCAGATTGAGCGTGGGATAGCCGAGCAGTCGTCCGCGCTGATCGCCCCGAATCACCGTGCCCGCGATGCTGTACGGGCGCCCGAGCCCCGCGGCGGCCGCGCGCAGATCGCCCTCCAGGATCGCCGTTCGGATGGCGGTGGACGAAATGGCCTGTCCGTCGGGGGCGTGCACCGGCGGCAACACCGTCACGCCAAACCCGCGCGAGGCGCCGAGCGCTTGCAGCACGTCGATGTCGCCAAGGCGCCCGCGTCCGAATCCGTGGTCATGTCCGACAAGCAGCTCGGCCACCCGAAACCGCTCGCGGAGCACCGCATCGACGAACTGCTCCGCTTCATACGACGCCAGCGTGGGTGTGAACGGGAGCACGGCGACGTACGACACACCGGACTGCGCGAACATTTCGAGCTTTTCGTCGTGCAGCGTGAGCAGCGGCGGAGCGGCTGACGGGCGCACCACTTCGAGCGGATGCGGTTCAAACGTGACCACGACGCTGGGTCGGTCGGTCTCGGCCGCCAAGGCGGCGAGTCGTGCCAGGACATCATGATGCCCGCGATGTACGCCGTCGAACGTGCCAACTGTAATAACGGCGCCCGAATCGCCGATCGGCAGGCCGACCGGATCGGACCACACGGAGCTCATGCCGACGCCTCGTCACCGAGCATGACGACACGCGGCTGCCACCAGTCTCCGCTGACGCGCTCGGCGATGGCGACGACCGTGTCATGCCAGAGCAGCGCCCCTCGCTCGCCAGGCTTCATCGCCGGAATCCGGCGGCCCACGCGCAGCGCGGCCAGGCCCGGTTCGTCGAGAGATTCATGCGCGATCGCGCCGAGGGCCGACAATGGTGAGCGTAACAGCACGCGGCCCTCGAGAATACTTCCCGGCTCGAGCTGCTCGAGCGTGGTGGCATCGGCGACGTGCGCGGCGCCGCTCGCCATGCGCCGTAGACTCTCACAGTGCGCGGCGCTGCCGAGCGCGCGCCCAAGATCACGGGCGAGCGCGCGGATGTACGTCCCGCCACCGCAGGTGATGCGTACGGTGAGCGAATCCGGCGTGCTCGCGAGCCACTCCCACCCGAGGACATGCACCTCGACGGGCGGTAGCTCAACCACTTCCCCGCGTCGTGCCATGGCGTAGGCGCGTTCGCCGTTGACGTGCTTGGCGGAGAAGGCGGGCGGCACCTGTGCCACCCGGCCGGTGAGCGCGGCGATCGCATCGCATAGTGGCGATGCCCCGGCATCGGCGAGCAGTTCGGCGGGGGGGGACATCGCTTCCCGGGTGACGTCACCGGTGCGATCGTCGGTGTCCGTTTCGAACCCGAAGCGAATCACCGCGTCGTACACTTTCGGCTCGCCTACGACATACGGCAGCAGGCGCGTGGCAGAATTGACCGCCAACACGAGTAGCCCTGTGGCGAACGGGTCGAGCGTGCCGGCATGCCCGACCCGCTTGGAGCGGGCCGCGCGTCGCACGACACTGACGACATCGTGCGAGGTCATTCCCGCCGGCTTGTCGACATAGAGCAATCCTGACGTGATCATGGCATCGCGCCCACGCCCGCCTCAGCGCACCTTCACGCCGAGCGGGTCGTGGTCATGTGTTCGCTTGCAATGAATCCGGCGGGCCGGTGTCTTCCCCGGCCGCCGCGTCACTGTTTCCCGCCGCGTCGTCGACCGCAGCGTCCACGGCCTCGGTGGCCACGGCATCGCGATCGGTGCGAATCTGTGCCAAGAGCTGTTCGATGCGCGAGGCATGCGCAATGCTCTCGTCGGCCTTGAAATGAATCTCCGGCGCGTTCCGCAAGCGCAGCGTCTTCCCCAGCATGGAACGCAGGTGCGACGCGACGCTGCCAAGTCCTTCGAAGGTGGCCTTGATAGCCGCCTCGTCTCCCATCACGCTCACGAACACGTTGGCGTGCCGAAGGTCGCGTGTCATCTCCACCGCGGTCACGGTGACGAAGCCACGAATTCGCGGATCCTTGGCGCCTTCGGCAAGGAAGGTCGCCACTTGTTCGCGAATCGATTCGGCAACGCGGTCAGGTCGCCGCGGTTCGCCCATACTGCCTCCTCAGGACTTTGCAGCCTGGTCGAGAGTACGAGCCACTTCTTCCGTGCGGTAGCATTCGAAGACGTCGCCGATCTTGACGTCGTTGAAGTTCTCGATGCCGATACCGCACTCGTAGCCTTCCTTCACCTCGTTCACATCGTCCTTGAAGCGACGCAGTGACGCGATGCCGCCGTCGTAGATCTCGACGCCGTCCCGGATGACGCGCATACGTCCCTTCCGGTTCATGTTGCCCGAGCGCACGATGCAGCCGGCGATCGTGCCGATACGCGCGACCTTGAACGTTTCGCGCACCTCGGCTTCGCCGTACACCACTTCGCGCGACTCCGGTCGCAGCATGCCTTCGAGGGCGGCCTTCACGTCGGCCACGGCCTCGTAGATGATACGATAGAGCTTGATGTCCACGCCTTCGCGCTCGGCTGCCGCGCGGGCGTTGTTGTCCGGTCGGACGTGGAAGCCGATGATGATGGCTCCCGACGCCTTCGCGAGCAGGATGTCCGTCTCGGCGATCGCACCGACACCGCGGTGCAGGATTTCCACCTGCACTTCGGGGTTGGAGAGCTGACCGAGAGCATCGGCCAGCGCTTCCGCCGGACCGCCCTGGTCAGCCTTGATGACCAATCGCAACGAACGCTTCTGGCCGGCGCTGGTCTGCGACATGAAGTCTTCGAGCGACACCAATCCACGCGTGCTGCGGCGGCTCTTCGCTTCGCGATCGAGACGTTCGCGACGCTGCGCGATATCGCGCGCTTCGGACGCATCTTCGACCACGAGCAGCTGATCGCCCGCCATCGGCACACCGCTGAGACCCAGAATCTGCACCGGGATCGCGGGACCGGCCGACTTCACCGGCTTGCCACGCTCGTCGAGCATGGCACGCACGCGACCGGAGTAGATACCGCAGATGTAGTCGTCACCGACCTTGAGCGTGCCGTTCTGTACGAGCACGGTCGCAACCGGTCCCTTACCCTGGTCGAGCTGAGCTTCGACCACCGACCCGACCGCACGACGCGACGGATTGGCCTTGAGTTCGAGAATGTCCGCCTGCAGCAGGATCTGATCGAGCAGCTCGTCGACACCCGTTCCCTTCTTGGCCGAGATCTCGGAATGCAGCACCGTTCCGCCGAATTCTTCGAGCACGACTTCGTGCTGCAGCAGATCCTGCTTCACCTTGGCAATCTGCGCCGTGGGAAGGTCGACCTTATTGATGGCAATGATGATCGGGACGCCGGCGCTCTTCGCATGCGAGATCGCTTCGACGGTTTGTGGCATGACCTGGTCGTCGGCCGCGATGACGATGACGACGATGTCGGTGACCTGAGCACCACGGGCACGCATGGCGGTAAACGCTTCGTGACCCGGGGTGTCGAGGAACGTGATGAGGCGCTTGTTGGCGACCTCCACGTGATAGGCACCGATGTGCTGCGTGATGCCGCCGGCTTCGCCAGCGACCACGTTGGCTTTCCGGATGTAGTCGAGCAACGACGTCTTACCATGGTCGACGTGACCCATGATCGTGACGACGGGCGGGCGCGGACGGAGGTCTTCCGGCGCGTCTATCACTTGCTCTTCCTGCAGATCGGCGGCGTAATCGCTTTCCTTCACGGCCTGGAAGCCGAATTCACCGGCAATCAGCTCGATCTGATCGAAGTCGAGTC
This region of Gemmatimonas groenlandica genomic DNA includes:
- a CDS encoding bifunctional riboflavin kinase/FAD synthetase, which encodes MSSVWSDPVGLPIGDSGAVITVGTFDGVHRGHHDVLARLAALAAETDRPSVVVTFEPHPLEVVRPSAAPPLLTLHDEKLEMFAQSGVSYVAVLPFTPTLASYEAEQFVDAVLRERFRVAELLVGHDHGFGRGRLGDIDVLQALGASRGFGVTVLPPVHAPDGQAISSTAIRTAILEGDLRAAAAGLGRPYSIAGTVIRGDQRGRLLGYPTLNLQPPSTRKLLPPDGVYAVRVQTPQGPFSGMLNLGPRPTFGDASRRIETHVFDAAHDWYGAPIRIDLMARIRDTRSFDGIEALRAQLARDESAARETLQGLATATTSGPLS
- the truB gene encoding tRNA pseudouridine(55) synthase TruB, whose amino-acid sequence is MITSGLLYVDKPAGMTSHDVVSVVRRAARSKRVGHAGTLDPFATGLLVLAVNSATRLLPYVVGEPKVYDAVIRFGFETDTDDRTGDVTREAMSPPAELLADAGASPLCDAIAALTGRVAQVPPAFSAKHVNGERAYAMARRGEVVELPPVEVHVLGWEWLASTPDSLTVRITCGGGTYIRALARDLGRALGSAAHCESLRRMASGAAHVADATTLEQLEPGSILEGRVLLRSPLSALGAIAHESLDEPGLAALRVGRRIPAMKPGERGALLWHDTVVAIAERVSGDWWQPRVVMLGDEASA
- the rbfA gene encoding 30S ribosome-binding factor RbfA, whose protein sequence is MGEPRRPDRVAESIREQVATFLAEGAKDPRIRGFVTVTAVEMTRDLRHANVFVSVMGDEAAIKATFEGLGSVASHLRSMLGKTLRLRNAPEIHFKADESIAHASRIEQLLAQIRTDRDAVATEAVDAAVDDAAGNSDAAAGEDTGPPDSLQANT
- the infB gene encoding translation initiation factor IF-2, producing the protein MSKLRVHDMAGEFGISADEVIALLRQMDVPVRSHLSLLTDDQVSRIRARWEREKRVRAEKAQPAPAAAPRRRRTGAAAAPDAPIPVVEAEAPAPAVRRRRAAEVDVHALDAHAGDVPAGDVPHADTHHAEAPREEDAHPVEAKAEVTPPSVAAPVEAPVEPAPEVRADIEHVSVERAAELKAAAAAEPAPVQAEAPVVEVAAAKPKPKPVAFERRDAAPAQRPAPLSTPQPAPVAERPAVVTPAAAAVSATPTAATPVASDAPAAPSAPLPADRPRPRPVVPGAPRPGRMGGSPNFGGARPIASAAPGGGLGQGQRRDDRRPGGPQGGQGGAPGGQGGQPGQGTQGTGMAASAQSQQRRGKKGKRGAVDQEAVSANITKTMTAMRGAGTRGRGGRRFGADMRAEMEEQRVAAVEKERKTVRVNEFITVSELAKILGVSATQIVGFAFKTLGLMVTINQRLDFDQIELIAGEFGFQAVKESDYAADLQEEQVIDAPEDLRPRPPVVTIMGHVDHGKTSLLDYIRKANVVAGEAGGITQHIGAYHVEVANKRLITFLDTPGHEAFTAMRARGAQVTDIVVIVIAADDQVMPQTVEAISHAKSAGVPIIIAINKVDLPTAQIAKVKQDLLQHEVVLEEFGGTVLHSEISAKKGTGVDELLDQILLQADILELKANPSRRAVGSVVEAQLDQGKGPVATVLVQNGTLKVGDDYICGIYSGRVRAMLDERGKPVKSAGPAIPVQILGLSGVPMAGDQLLVVEDASEARDIAQRRERLDREAKSRRSTRGLVSLEDFMSQTSAGQKRSLRLVIKADQGGPAEALADALGQLSNPEVQVEILHRGVGAIAETDILLAKASGAIIIGFHVRPDNNARAAAEREGVDIKLYRIIYEAVADVKAALEGMLRPESREVVYGEAEVRETFKVARIGTIAGCIVRSGNMNRKGRMRVIRDGVEIYDGGIASLRRFKDDVNEVKEGYECGIGIENFNDVKIGDVFECYRTEEVARTLDQAAKS